From a region of the Besnoitia besnoiti strain Bb-Ger1 chromosome I, whole genome shotgun sequence genome:
- a CDS encoding hypothetical protein (encoded by transcript BESB_002090): MASACNSLFMKSLRSSASSAFSASSSRLPSRPSSRSPGLRKPDASKSSGPPRDTASASSSLPQVDALPAALSPSCLSSAAGQPPSRRVSRREPDQRSASRRVEGEAGASSSSSPSSLPAAPGPRLSSGTAAKVRAALHETPRKASAPSAPSDSSSASPSVASASHTFPSRPPQAPRHASARARRLGSEKESRGWEKRETAEGDSLLSAGGHEGRWEESETKQDFEDLSPVSPARETLSSLLHSGGISLTLGTEDCISPSPRRREKMRNLLSPISRILQPLRRPRSHLSPSSEASSPVRMIHSDLLGAADGRADKFCLSGCRGRFPSPLSPSSLYEESGGEKSRESPASAKERERMRPSPRASLRLIAPHGGSDEEARRCDESASGEEGSSSPERRGEAPASVHRAATCGAAPRVAEERAQTEEPRESEELEDGQREGRLAVNEPGEVDGAQNDAERTHRRDGTRRCCACCAEKRLRRRVDAAQDAAADSHQPPEKEEGLAQARKSQKKKPERSLDQLVTDLYNKHREGLDRRQVLKSILEEQEMKACSFHPRITARTRGSAASQKREAAGVPAHERLHAEARKKTAATARTRRLLGLIETSCYSYKPAITPHPSVSSAPRVPLHKRVAEELARKQVSLERLEARTRDAELSSCTFAPKILSRSRALASREKRSLSRRPLHLTAAPQASAESRRESAPVFLSSFARSAARTSPREGSPALSSPRAGTEDAHHEEDALFAACLKDLVLSSDRDAQDMPSLHQEEASAQSLCAAGSENAASPRAREPARRERCVPQGRSARPSSRREGTGGAGHRAGGRQTRAEDPLPRRPAPYASLSLPPFHERLAFYSFVKAKRRELLRRKQDQGVMTFRPKLCPTTEKLLLIHPDRLFETADERLHRLAVEDVERRRKKQAEFADKKAFSFAPRIDEVSRRIAEKQRRSFQTLIEDSMHKGASAKRLEHAPAHARETRVSSAFRAASRGTPDTTASSCTSSDFYCDEARSASSHRLKSRSGRERTSARGLSAARRPTQASTREKKDSKKRDPYAHLQSRFSDMETYMRRVEEERQKKEIVRQRFKQQLEEKEMAECTFQPQLPHSPEPPVAEPSFLEVKGFNRFIELRLLAQKKEEEKRQREVEVFGERLESPRNVACRRNLVGIAVPDWSAAAPGCPDKRRQGETRPLHAASLHQRTSLSPSPELSVDDSDSDFPRDSWERKCFFEEFEDEFRLCAKEKFKAAA; this comes from the exons ATGGCGTCGGCGTGCAATTCGTTGTTCATGAAGTCGCTGCGGAgcagcgcgtcttctgcgttctctgcgagctcttcgcgtctgccgtcgcggccttcctctcgctctcctggCCTGCGGAAGCCCGACGCCTCCAAATCCTCAGGGCCCCCTCGCGACACCGCCTCAGCCTCTTCATCTCTGCCGCAAGTGGACGCGCTCcctgcggctctctctccctcctgtctttcttctgctgccGGCCAGCCTCCATCTCGGAGAGTTTCGCGCCGGGAACCGGATCAGcggtctgcctctcgccgggtcgagggagaggcgggcgcttcctcttcttcctctccttcgtcaCTTCCCGCTGCTCCCGGTCCGCGTCTGAGTTCagggacggcggcgaaggtgCGAGCCGCGCTGCATGAGACGCCCAGGAAAGCGTCAGCCCCTTCTGCTCCCTCGGactcctcttctgcttctccctccGTGGCTTCGGCTTCTCACACGTTTCCTTCTCGACCTCCGCAAGCTCCGCGgcacgcgagcgcgcgcgcgagacgcctaGGGTCTGAGAAGGAATCGCGGGGctgggagaagagagagacagcggagggagacagtCTCTTGTCTGCTGGCGGGCACGAAGGCCGGTgggaagagagcgagacgaagcagGACTTTGAAGATCTGTCGCCAGTCTCTCCCGCCCGCGAGacgctctcttcgctgctgcatAGCGGCGGAATCTCTTTGACACTTGGCACAGAGGACTGTATCTCGCCATCGCCTcggagacgagagaaaaTGCGAAATCTTCTTTCCCCGATTTCGCGGATTCTCCAGCcgctccggcggccgcgctcgcatctctctccctcctccgaGGCTTCTTCTCCAGTGAGAATGATCCACTCAGACCTGCTGGGGGCTGCGGACGGCCGTGCAGACAAGTTTTGCCTCTCTGGCTGTCGCGGtcgctttccttctcctctgtcgccttcgtccctctacgaggagagcggaggagagaagagccgcgagtcgccggcgtctgcgaaagagagggagaggatgcgcccgtctccgcgcgcgtctctgcggctgaTTGCTCCGCACGGAGGGTcggacgaagaggcgcgcaggtGCGACGAGAgtgcgagcggcgaggaaggcagtTCCTCTcccgagagacgcggcgaagcgccggccAGCGTGCACCGCGCTGCCAcatgcggcgccgcgccgcgtgtgGCTGAAGAGCGTGCGCAGAcagaagagccgcgcgagagtgAGGAGCTCGAAGACGGACAGAGGGAGGGGCGTCTCGCAGTGAACGAACCTGGGGAGGTAGACGGCGCACAgaacgacgcagagcgcACGCACCGACGCGACGGAACCCGGCGAtgctgcgcgtgctgcgccgaaaagaggctgaggaggcgcgtaGACGCCGCCcaagacgcggccgcggacagTCACCAGCCGccagagaaggaagagggtCTCGCGCAAGCGAGAAAGTCTCAAAAGAAAAAACCCGAGAGGTCGCTCGACCAGCTCGTGACGGATCTCTACAACAA GCACCGAGAAGGCCTTGACCGTCGGCAAGTTTTGAAGTCGATCTTGGAGGAGCAGGAG ATGAAGGCCTGCTCGTTTCATCCGCGCATCACCGCCAG GACgcgaggctccgccgccagccagaagcgcgaggccgccggggTTCCTGCGCATGAGCGCctgcacgcggaggcgcggaagaagacggcggcgacggcgcggacgcgacgtCTCTTGGGGTTGATTGAGACGAGCTGCTACTCGTACAAGCCCGCG ATCACGCCGCATCCGTCGgtgtcctctgcgcctcgcgtgccgctTCACAAGCGC GTTGCCGAGGAGTTGGCTAGGAAGCAGGTATCGTTGGAGAGACTCGAAGCGCGGACACGCGATGCGGAGCTCTCGAGCTGCACGTTCGCACCCAAGATTCTCTCCCGCAGCcgtgccctcgcctcgcgcgagaagcgctcGCTGTCCCGCCGCCCGCTTCACCTTactgctgcgccgcaggcttCCGCCGAGTCGCGGCGGGAGTCTGCgcccgtttttctctcctcatTCGCTCGGAGTGCGGCGCGCACCAGCCCGCGCGAGGGTTCGCCGGCGCTTTCGTCTCCCCGTGCGGGCACTGAGGACGCGCACCACGAGGAAGATGCGCTCTTCGCAGCGTGTCTCAAGGATCTCGTTCTCTCCAGCGACCGCGATGCGCAGGACATGCCCAGTCTGCATCAAgaagaggcctccgcgcagagtctctgcgcggcaggaagcgaaaacgccgcgagcccgcgcgcccgcgagcccgcgaggcgagagagatgTGTGCCTcaaggccgcagcgcccgacCGAGCTCGAGACGCGAGGGAACCGGAGGCGCTGGGCATAGAGCCGGAGGgcgacagacacgcgcagaAG ATCCTCTCCCGAGGCGGCCCGCGCCCTACGCGTCcctgtctctgccgccgtTCCACGAACG GCTGGCCTTCTACTCCTTCGTcaaggcgaagcgccgcgaactGCTGCGACGGAAGCAA GACCAAGGCGTCATGACCTTTAGGCCCAAGCTGTGCCCGACGACGGAGAAACTTCTGCTCATTCACCCTGAC CGGCTCTTCGAGACAGCCGATGAGCGCCTCCACCGCCTCGCGGTTGAG GACGTTGAGCGACGGAGAAAGAAGCAAGCGGAGTTCGCCGATAAGAAAGCGTTTtccttcgcgccgcgcatCGATGAA GTGTCGCGGCGCAtcgcggagaagcagcggcggTCGTTTCAGACTCTGATTGAGGATTC GATGCACAAGGGCGCTTCAGCGAAGAGACTCGAacacgcgcccgcgcacgcgcgtgagacgcgcgtttcttctgctttccgcgccgcgtctcgggGGACTCCTGATACCACAGCTTCGTCGTGTACCTCCTCGGACTTTTACTGCGACGAGGCacgctctgcgtcgtcgcatCGCCTCAAGTCGAGAAGCGGTCGCGAGAGGACTTCCGCACGG ggcctctcggcggcgcgcaggccgacgcaggcgtccacgagagagaagaaggactCGAAGAAGCGAGATCCCTACGCGCATCTGCAGTCGCGGTTCTCAGACATGGAG ACCTACATGCGGCgcgtggaggaggagaggcagaagaaggaaatCGTCCGCCAGCGCTTCAAGCAGCAGCT agaagagaaggagatgGCGGAGTGCACGTTCCAGCCTCAGCTGCCTCACAGTCCGGAGCCTCCAGTCG CGGAGCCCTCCTTCCTCGAGGTCAAGGGATTCAACAG GTTCATCGAGCTCCGTCTGCTTGCtcagaagaaagaggaggagaagcggcagcgcgaagtCGAGGTCTTTGGCGAAC GTCTCGAATCTCCGCGAAACGTCGCATGCCGGAGGAACCTCGTGGGTATCGCTGTTCCCGactggagcgccgcggcgcccggctgTCCAGACAAGCGCCGCCAGGGGGAAACGCGGCCTCTCCACGCTGCG AGTCTTCATCAGCGTACGAGTCTCAGCCCTTCACCGGAGCTCTCAGTTGACGACTCCGACAGCGATTTCCCGAGAGATTCTTGGGAGCGGAAGTGTTTCTTCGAGGAGTTCGAGGATGAATTTAGACTGTGTGCGAAGGAGAAATTCAAGGCGGCCGCGTGA
- a CDS encoding ATP synthase beta subunit ATP-B (encoded by transcript BESB_002100) produces the protein MPSPTLLTCWRSLARASRTQVPAAFPGIQKTAYPILSSNSLLCSSRSSPLTARSGGSFLRFLSSAAPSAGKKPAAAGSAPAAGMNHGRITQVIGAVVDVHFDEQLPPILNSLEVEGHSNRLVLEVAQHLGENTVRTIAMDATEGLVRGQKVVDTGAPIQVPVGVETLGRIMNVIGEPVDECGPVPAKKTYSIHRAAPLFSDQSTEPGLLQTGIKVVDLLAPYAKGGKIGLFGGAGVGKTVLIMELINNVANKHGGFSVFAGVGERTREGNDLYHEMMTTGVIKRKKLEDGKFDFTGSKAALVYGQMNEPPGARARVALTALSVAEYFRDEQGQDVLLFIDNIYRFTQAGSEVSALLGRIPSAVGYQPTLATDLGQLQERITTTKKGSITSVQAVYVPADDLTDPAPATTFAHLDATTVLSRQIAELGIYPAVDPLDSTSRMLAPEIVGQEHYDTARATQKLLQDYKSLQDIIAILGMDELSEEDKLVVSRARKVQRFLSQPFTVAEVFTGKPGRFVELPETIRSAQTILRGDCDDLPEMAFYMCGGLEEVRSKAVKMAQAAASSK, from the exons ATGCCGTCGCCGACGCTGCTGACTTGCTGGCGGAGCCTggcgcgcgcttcgcgcaCGCAGGTTCCCGCCGCCTTTCCTGGAATTCAGAAGACGGCTTACCCGATCCTGTCATCCAACTCGCTGTTGTGCTCTTCTCGCTCATCTCCCCTGACCGCCCGCAGTGGCGGCTCCTTCCTtcgtttcctttcttctgctgcgccaTCCGCTGGAAAGAAgccggcagccgctggcTCTGCCCCCGCGGCGGGAATGAACCACGGCCGCATTACCCAGGTCATCGGTGCCGTCGTCGATGTGCACTTCGATGAACAGCTTCCTCCGATTCTCAACAGTTTGGAAGTCGAGGGTCACTCCAACAGGCTGGTCCTGGAGGTCGCACAGCATCTGG GCGAAAACACTGTGCGCACGATTGCCATGGACGCCACTGAAGGTCTGGTGCGTGGCCAGAAGGTCGTTGATACTGGTGCTCCCATTCAG GTGCCCGTCGGTGTTGAGACTTTGGGTCGTATCATGAACGTCATCGGAGAGCCCGTCGATGAATGCGGACCTGTcccggcgaagaagacctACTCGATTCaccgcgccgctccgctgTTCTCTGACCAGTCGACTGAGCCAG GTTTGCTGCAGACCGGTATCAAGGTCGTGGATCTGCTGGCCCCGTACGCTAAGGGAGGCAAGATCGGTCTGTTCGGAGGTGCCGGAGTGGGAAAGACTGTGCTGATTATGGAGCTTATCAACAACGTCGCGAACAAGCACGGTGGTTTCTCGGTCTTTGCCGGTGTCGgcgagcgcacgcgcgagggTAACGACCTGTACCACGAAATGATGACCACGGGTGTCAtcaagaggaagaagctcGAAGACGGCAAGTTTGACTTCACCGGCTCCAAGGCCGCGCTGGTCTACGGTCAGATGAACGAACCCCCTGGGGcccgcgcgcgtgtcgcttTGACTGCGCTGTCCGTCGCCGAGTACTTCCGTGACGAGCAGGGCCAGGACGTGCTGCTTTTCATCGACAACATCTACCGCTTCACTCAGGCCGGTTCCGAGGTGTCTGCGCTTCTTGGACGTATTCCCAGTGCCGTCGGATACCAGCCCACGCTGGCCACCGATCTGGGTCAGCTGCAGGAGCGTATCACGACCACGAAGAAGGGTTCGATTACCTCCGTCCAGGCCGTCTACGTGCCTGCAGATGACTTGACGGATCCTGCACCCGCCACTACATTCGCCCATCTTGACGCCACGACTGTGTTGTCGCGTCAAATCGCCGAGCTGGGTATCTACCCCGCCGTCGATCCGCTTGACTCGACCAGCCGCATGTTGGCTCCCGAGATCGTCGGACAGGAGCACTACGACACCGCTCGCGCCACCCAGAAGCTGCTTCAGGACTACAAGTCGCTGCAAGACATCATTGCCATTCTCGGTATGGACGAACTAAGCGAAGAGGACAAGCTCGTTGTGTCGCGCGCACGTAAGGTGCAGCGATTCCTGTCTCAGCCGTTCACCGTCGCCGAGGTTTTCACTGGCAAACCCGGCAGATTCGTCGAGCTGCCCGAGACCATCCGCAGCGCACAGACCATCCTCCGTGGCGACTGCGACGACCTCCCGGAAATGGCCTTCTATATGTGCGGTGGCCTCGAGGAAGTCCGCTCCAAGGCTGTCAAGATGGCTCAggcagccgcgagcagcAAGTAA
- a CDS encoding hypothetical protein (encoded by transcript BESB_002110), translated as MALHYAAKLDNSGPAPFGAVDSSCVVRNASRAAEDRRAGDRRSNVGTENSLPASGPSASSAVCGATDAEAPGDAARAGDRRRKPRASPQAKGRRGGEGGGSDRGEGADDAGGRSRGRPVNLAPFSCAEGKGAREAASETHLSDSADPEARLKRIIEADSGRDCNADYPIPKWLSDQGVTSPFVYFRSFKSSLGIINYDISGPPSQPLVVTFHGLNGTQLSFFDLQSVLARFGYRTLIFDLYGHGLSATPRYSFFLKRYGLKFFVKQTDELLEHLGLQNERISVVGFSMGCVIAAAYALHRIDFVDHICLVAPAGMLPKKPLPVKVLQRCGWCVSPCCCLVPTCVCRCCFSKKNFVQRYEEEEHEERRRSACPSRQSSVSEPKAELKKKGFSLRWKRSSKRESDVSPRNGSSAHTEAEPDELSASQCQTAAAGAAASAISSAVSSAASAVAAGAAAGAAGDGKMPQGEKGASRRGETAERKKADGEEVDAASSNSPPGAGELLWRRLMWQLYVKKGVVATFVGCVTHIPLWDAKAIYAKVGETGRPVLFLWGQEDTVAPISCSHALRALIPNSHLIAFPGCPHLVLADRAQASIACIMAFLDFPATCDMRTWRYALPFDAEGTYLPPAERAPPGTSACAYLRDLHYTPRYTIRLGGDARHGMCLRRRPSSAPAADAQPQAPPSRAATAEPERMRERICGRRLGGVSTGPAAVGRADEAPEHEREESEDDDDDGEHAAALPVENVNGSLWRDAHTEGSDASASEQEDADRAASAPHEETRPPRPRKKSETVRLPRDGFRSRSSSMAAAAAAASPLLSFDSSSAQEILLRGQDHASLPSLPGIKAHERVDLE; from the exons ATGGCGCTTCACTACGCGGCCAAGCTTGACAACTCAGGCCCTGCGCCTTTCGGCGCCGTCGACTCCTCCTGCGTCGTGCGTAACGCCtcccgcgctgcagaagaccgccgcgccggcgaccgccgctCCAACGTGGGCACGGAGAActcgctgcctgcctcggGTCCCAGCGCATCGTcagccgtctgcggcgccaccgacgcggaggcgcccggcgacgcggcgcgagccgggGATAGAAGACGGAAGCCTCGTGCGTCTCCTCAGGCcaaaggaagaagaggcggcgaaggcggaggaagcgatcgaggagagggcgcggacgacgctGGAGGCAGGAGTCGAGGGCGTCCGGTGAATCTCGCGCCTTTTTCCTGCGCAGAAGGgaagggcgcgagagaggctgcgAGTGAGACGCACCTCTCAGATAGCGCAGAccccgaggcgcgcctgAAGCGGATTATCGAGGCAGACTCCGGAAGAGACTGCAACGCAGACTACCCCATTCCCAAGTGGCTCAGCGACCAAGGCGTCACGAGCCCGTTTGTCTACTTCCGCTCCTTCAAGTCGTCGCTGGGCATCATCAACTATGACATCAGCGGCCCTCCCAGCCAGCCTCTC GTTGTCACGTTCCATGGCCTGAATGGAACGCAGCTGTCGTTCTTCGATTTGCAAAGCGTCCTCGCACGCTTCGGATACCGGACGCTGATCTTCG ACCTGTACGGCCACGgcctctccgcgacgccgcgctaCAGTTTTTTTCTCAAGCGCTACGGCCTCAAGTTTTTCGTGAAGCAAACCGACGAGCTCCTTGAGCATCTGGGTCTGCAGAACGAGCGCATCTCCGTCGTCGGCTTCTCAATGG GCTGCGTAATTGCGGCAGCGTACGCACTGCACCGAATCGATTTCGTGGATCACATCTGCctcgtggcgccggcggggatGCTTCCGAAGAAACCTCTCCCCGTCAAAgtgctgcagcgctgcgGGTGGTGTGTGtcgccctgctgctgcctcgtccccacgtgcgtctgccgctgctgcttcagcaAGAAGAACTTCGTTCAG CGatacgaggaggaggagcacGAGGAGCGCCGGCGGTCGGCGTGCCCGTCGCGTCAGTCGTCGGTTTCGGAGCCGAAGGCGGAGTTGAAGAAGAAGGGTTTTTCGTTGCGATGGAAGCGCAGCTCCAAGCGAGAGTCAGACGTCTCCCCGCGCAACGGCAGCTCCGCTCACACGGAAGCCGAGCCCGACGAGCTGTCGGCCTCGCAGTGTcagaccgccgccgcaggggcagCCGCGTCCGCTATCTCGTCGGCGgtgtcctccgcggcctcggcggtcgctgcgggcgccgctgcgggcgccgcgggagacgggAAAATGCCCcagggcgagaagggcgcttccaggcgaggcgagaccGCAGAGCGCAAGAAGGCtgacggcgaggaggtcgacgccgcctcttctAACAGTCCCCCTGGAGCCGGCGAGTTACTTTGGCGCAGACTCATGTGGCAGTTGTACGTGAAGAAGGGGGTCGTTGCGACTTTCGTCGGATGTGTCACACATATCCCCCTCTGGGATGCAAAAGCCATCTACGCGAAG GTGGGGGAGACTGGCCGTCCGGTGCTGTTCCTCTGGGGCCAGGAGGACACAGTCGCGCCGATTTCGTGTTCGCACGCATTGCGGGCGTTGATTCCGAATTCGCATTTGATTGCGTTCCCGGGTTGTCCCCACTTGGTGCTGGCGGaccgggcgcaggcgagcatTGCTTGCATCATGGCCTTCCTCGACTTCCCCGCGACCTGCGACATGCGCACCTGGCGCTACGCCCTGCCCTTTGACGCGGAAGGCACGTACCTGCCCCCGGCggagcgagcgccgccaggcACGTCGGCCTGCGCGTATCTGCGCGACCTCCACTACACGCCGCGCTACACGattcgcctcggcggcgacgcgcgtcaCGGGatgtgcctccgccgcaggccgtccagtgcgcccgcggcagacgcgcagccgcaggcgccgccttcgcgcgccgcgaccgcagagcccgagcgcatgcgcgagcgaatctgcgggcgcagactcggcggcgtctccaccGGTCCTGCGGCAGTCGGACGAGCCGACGAGGCTCCTGAGCACGAAAgggaagagagcgaagacgacgacgacgacggcgagcacgcggcggcgctgccggtgGAAAACGTCAACGGCAGTCtctggagagacgcgcacaccgagggcagcgacgcgtctgcctccgagcaagaagacgccgacagggcggcttcggcgccaCATGAGGAGACGC gcccgccgcgaccgcggaagAAATCGGAGACagtgcgcctgccgcgtgaCGGATTTCGCTCTCGCAGTTCCTcgatggcggcggcggccgcggcggcctcgccacTTCTCTCTTTTGACTCGAGTTCGGCTCAAGAGATTCTTTTACGCGGACAAGACCACGCGAGCTTGCCGTCGCTGCCTGGGATCAAGGCACACGAACGCGTCGATCTCGAGTGA